The sequence below is a genomic window from Curtobacterium sp. MCPF17_002.
AGTCGGCCATCCCCGCGCACCCGAGCACCACGGCGTCGGCGCCACCAGCGATGACGGCCCGGCACTCCTCGACGACGAGCGCCCGTGCGCCGGAGGACGGGTCGTCGAGCCGGAGCACGGGGACCTCGCACGCCCGGATCTCGGTGACGAGCGACGCGAAGCCGTAACGCTCGGCGAGCTCGTGCGCCCGTCCCGTCGTCCGGCCGAGCGTGGTCACCACGCCGAACCGACGACCGAGCATCGCGGCGGCGTGGAAGCCGGCCTCGGCGATGCCGATCACGGGGCCGGCGGCGATCTCACGCGCGGCGTCGAGCCCAGGGTCGCCGAAGCAGGCGACCACGTACGCGTCCACCCCGTCCCGCTCCCCGAGGGCGATCTGCTCGAGGAGCCCGGGGACGGCGAGGGCTTCCTCGTAGTGGCTCTCGATCGAGGCCGGTCCCATCGTCGGGTGCACGGCTTCGACGAGGGTGCCGGGCCCGGCGACCGCTGCGGCGGCGGCACCGATGGTCCGGGTCATCGACGCGGTGGTGTTGGGGTTGACGACGCGGATGCGCATCTGGGTCCTTCCGGTGGAGCGGGCGGTGCGGTGGAGCGGCGGTGCTGGGTGGTGACCATCGTGGCGGAGGTGAGCCGCGCCTCCAGGCCGTGGGGTGGAACTGTGGACGACCGAAGGTCGCGACCCGCCTGTGGAGGACGGGCCGCGACGAGTCGGTCAGGCGCGTCCGGCGGCTGCGCCGTCGTCGACCGTGGGGTCGTCCGCGTCGAGGACGGGCATGCTCGGCCGGGCCCGCTCGAGGGCCCAGAAGACCACCAGTCCGAGCGCGCAGCCGATGAACCAGCTGTAGCTCGACAGCCAGGTGACCACGCCGAGCGCCGGGGGCAGGACCGCGCTGGCGACCGAGACGACACCGGTGATCACGAGGGTCCAGATCGCGTTCGGGTTGAAGCCCTTGGCGTACCAGTACCGAGCGCTCGGGTCCTTCGTGTACATGTCGTCGACCGCCACACGCTGCTTCGCGACGATGTAGTAGCCGGCGATGAGGATGCCGAACAGCGGGCCGATCAGGGCGCCCAGCACACCGAGCGTGTAGAGGATCGCCTGGTCGTTGCCGTACCAGTTCCACGGGGTGAGGAGCACGGAGCCGACGGCGGCGATCATGCCGCCCGCACGCCAGCTGATCTTCCGCGGGGCGACGTTCGAGAAGTCGAACGCGGGGCTGATGAAGTTCGCGACGATGTTGATGCCGACGGTCGCGGTCACGAACGTCAGGCCGCCGAGCAGGATCGCGAACGGTGCGCCGATGGCCTGCACGGTCTCGATCGGGTCGGTGATGAGCTTGCCGAACACCGGCACCGTGGCACTCGCGCAGAGCACCGTGAGGATCGAGAAGAACAGGAAGTTGATCGGCAGACCCCAGAGGTTGCCGCGCTTCACGGCGTCGAAGGACTTCGCGTAGCGGGAGAAGTCGCCGAAGTTGAGCATCGGGCCGGAGAAGTAGCTGACGACCAGGGCGATCGCGGACAGCATGACCGGGATGCTCGCGCCGAACGAGAGCGGCGCGCCCACCGAAAGGTTCAACGAGATGTTGCCGATGCCCGCCTGGCTGACGAGGTACACCGCGAGGGCGATCATCACGACGTACACCGCGGGACCGGCGAAGTCGATGAACTTCTTGATCGCGTCCATGCCCATCCAGAACAGGGCTCCCTGGGCGACCCAGAGGATGGCGTAGGAGATCCAGCCGAGCGCGGACAGGCCGAGGAACGAGTGGTCGAGCAGCCCCGCCGACGCCGGGATGAACTTGAGGAAGACGATGTTGAGCGACTGCGCGGCGAGGAAGGTCTGCACGCCGTACCAGGCCATCGCGATGAGACCGCGGATGATCGCGGGGACGTTCGCGCCGAGGACGCCGAAGACCGCGCGGTTGATCACCGGGTACGGCACGCCGGTGCGCTGGGACGGCTTCGCGACGAGGTTCGCGAAGACCTGCACGATGAGGATGCCGACGACGAGGGCGATGAGGACCTGCCAGCTGGCGATGCCGAGCGCGAAGAGCGACCCGGCGGTGACGTACCCGCCGACCGAGTGCACGTCGGACATCCAGAACGCGAAGATGTTGTAGCTCGTCCAGCTCTGCTTGCGGAGCGGTGCGAGGTCTTCGTTCGTGAGTGCCGGGTCGTACCCCGGCTTGACGACACCGGCACCGGCGGGCGCTGGTGTCGCGAGGGGGGCGTGGGGCGTGGCGATCGGGGCTTGGATCTCGGTGGCCATGGCGTCCTCCGGAGGAGTGGGAAGGGCGAGCGGTGCCCGCCTCTGACCACGAAGCTACGGAGGCTCTTCGATGCGCCCGTTTCCCGTGTGTAACGGTCGTGTGTCCGGACACCGGTCCTGAAACGCTCGTTCCGGGGCGAGCGCCGGACGCCGGCAGCGCGGCGCCGGCAGCGCGGCACCGGCAGCGCGGCACCGACAGCGCCGCACCGGCAGCGCCGGCACCGGGCGGGGAACGTGCACAGGCTTGTGCAGGATGATGGCGGGATGCAGCACAGTGTCCGGTACGTGGCCATCGGCGACAGCTTCTCCGAGGGCATCGGCGACGCCGGTGCCGTCCCCTTCCCCGGCTGGACCGGTCGCCTGGCCAGCGGGATGGCCGAGCACCTCGGCGCCCCCGTCGACTACGCCAACCTCGCGGTCCGGGGTCGCCTGCTCGCCGGGGTCCTCGACGGCCAGCTCGACGCCGCACTCGCGCTCGACCCCACGCCCACGCTCATCACCTTCTGCGCCGGCGGCAACGACCTGCTCCGTCCGCGCTTCGACGTGCAGGGACTCATCGCGCAGCTCGAGACGGCCGTCACGAGCGTGCTCGATCGCGGCGTCCGGATCGCCCTGCTCAGCCCGGCCGACCCGAGCGCCAGGCTCCCCCTCGGCTCGCTCATCAACCGCCGCGGCGACGCCTGGGCCGAAGCCCTCGGCGACCTCGCCCGGCGACACGACCTGCCCTTCGTCGACGTCTCACGCGACGACCACCTGCGCCGTGCCGAGTTCTGGTCGGAGGACCGGCTCCACATGAACGCGGTCGGGCACCAGCGCGTCGCCGACCTCGCCCTGCACGCCGTCGTCGACGGTCCGGCACCCGTCGTCCCGCCGCAGGCCCGGGTGGACCGGAGGCGGCTGCGCGAGGAGGCGCAGTACTACCGCGAGCACGTGCTCCCCTGGATCGGTCGACGGGTGACGCGTCGGTCCTCGGGCGACGGCCGGGCGGCGACCTTCCCGACCTGGACCACCGCGACACCGCTCGGCCAGGAGCGCTGACGGCTCAGGCCACGCTGACCCACGCGCGGCACGGTCGGCCGCTCAGTGCGTGCGGGAACGACGCCCCGAGCGGCCGGAACCCGGCGCTCCGGTAGAGCCCGAGCGCGGGCTCGTTGTCGTCGAGCGCGTGCAGCAGGCACCGCGGGTGACCGGCGCGACGGGCCTCGGCGACGGCGGCCAGCAGCAGGGAGCGGCCGAGCCCCCGTCCCTGCGCGCGGGAGTCGACGGCGAGGAGCGAGAGGTACGCGGCGTCGTCGAGGTCGCCCGGCATCCCGCTGCCCGGCGCGGTGACGAGCGCGAACCCCGCGAGTCCCCCACGCCCAGCGCGCCCACCGGACCCGGCCGGTCCGTCCGACGCAGCGTCGTCCGCCACGAGCAGCGCCACCCGCTCCTCCGCGAACTTCGCCCGCGCCCGCGCTCGGACCTCGTCCGACGCGGGCATCCCGTCACGCGCTGCCACGGCCCCCGCCCACAACTCGACGCAGTCCTCGACCTCGTCCTCCGTCGCGGCGCGCACGACACAGGATTCCATCACCCCTCCAGCCTACGACGGCGTCCCTGTCGGCCTGGAGGCGCGGTGTCGGCCCGCCCCGCGCCTCCAGGCCGTCAGCCGGTCACGTCACGGGCGTGCGCTCGCCTCGCGCACGGCGGCCTCGGCCGCGACCCACGCGAGCATGCCGCACTTCACGCGCATGACGAACTTCGAGACACCGTGGAAGGCGACCAGGTCCTCGAGGACGTCCTCGTCCGGCTCGCCGACGCCTCGGGACCGCATCATCGTGCGGAACGCGTCGGTGAGCGCCTGGAGCTCCGGCACCGTCCGGCCGACGGCCATGTCGGTGAGCACCGACGCCGAGGCCATCGAGATCGAGCAGCCGTCCCCCTGCCAGGCGAGTGCGGCGATGCGGTCCGTGCCGGGGTCGAGCCGGACGCGCACGGTGATCTCGTCACCGCACGTGGGGTTCCGCTCGAAGTGCGAGGCGTCGGCGTCGGGCAGCTCGGCGTCGCCGTGGCGGGCCTTGGCGTGGTCGAGGATGACCTGCTGGTACAGGGAGTCGAGGCTGCTCACGAGGCCGCTCCGAAGTAGCCGCGGATCTCGCCGACGGCCCGGAGGAAGCGGTCGACGTCCTGCTCGGTCGTGTACACGTACGTGCTCGCTCGGCTGGTGGCGGTCAGCCCGAGTCGGCGGTGCAGGGGCTGGGCGCAATGGTGCCCGGAGCGCACGGCGATGCCCTGCGCGTCGAGGTACTGCGAGACGTCGTGCGCGTGCACACCGTCGACGTCGAACGACACGAGACCGGACCGGGGCACCCCGGCGGGCGGGCCGACGGGGTGGATCCCGGGGACCTCGGCGAGGCCGTCGAGCAGGCGCTGGGCGAGGTGCTCCTCGTGCGCGCGCACCCGCTCCATGCCGATGCCCTGCAGGTAGCGCACGGCCTCGGCGAGGGCGACGGCCTGGGACACCGGCTGCGTGCCCGCCTCGAAGCGCTCGGGTGCGGGCATGAACTCGCTGTGCTCCATCGTCACCGTGGTGATCATCGAGCCGCCGGTGCGGAACGGCGGCAGGGCGTCGAGGAGTTCCTGCCGTCCCCAGAGCACGCCGATGCCGTTCGGACCGAGCATCTTGTGCCCGGAGAACGCCGCGAAGTCGACCCCGAGCTGCTGCACGTCGAGCGGCCGGTGCGGTGCCGACTGGCAGGCGTCGAGCACGACCAGGGCACCGCGGGCGTGGGCAGCCGCGACGACGGCCGACACCGGCGCGATCATCCCGGTGACGTTCGACACGTGGGCGAACGCGACGACCTTCGTGTGCTCGGTGATCAGCGCGACGGCGTCCTCGGCGGTCCAGGTGCCGTCGTCGGCGACGGGCACCCAGCGGAGCGTCGCACCGGTGAGCGCGACGAGCTCCTGCCATGGGACGAGGTTGGCGTGGTGCTCGGCCTCGGTGACGAGGACCTCGTCCCCCGGACCGATCCGGAAGCGCTCGGCGTCCGCACCGCCCCGACCACGACTGGCGTTCGCGATGCCGTACGCCACCAGGTTGAGGGCGTCGGTGGCGTTCGACGTCCAGACGACCTCGGTCGGGGCCGCGGCACCGATGAAGCCGGCCACGGTGGCGCGGGCGTCCTCGTAGGCGTCGGTGCTCAGCGCCGCGAGGGTGTGCGCGCCGCGGTGCACGGCGGCGTTGTCGTGCTCGAGGAAGCGGCGTTCGGCGTCCAGCACCTGCCGGGGTCGTTCGGCGGTCGCCCCGGA
It includes:
- a CDS encoding aspartate/glutamate racemase family protein, whose translation is MRIRVVNPNTTASMTRTIGAAAAAVAGPGTLVEAVHPTMGPASIESHYEEALAVPGLLEQIALGERDGVDAYVVACFGDPGLDAAREIAAGPVIGIAEAGFHAAAMLGRRFGVVTTLGRTTGRAHELAERYGFASLVTEIRACEVPVLRLDDPSSGARALVVEECRAVIAGGADAVVLGCAGMADFCADVSREIGAPVVDGVAAATVLAESLVRLGLTTGKRGEYAPPPVKPMSGLLAGFERHPAAVATVGAGA
- a CDS encoding NCS1 family nucleobase:cation symporter-1, giving the protein MATEIQAPIATPHAPLATPAPAGAGVVKPGYDPALTNEDLAPLRKQSWTSYNIFAFWMSDVHSVGGYVTAGSLFALGIASWQVLIALVVGILIVQVFANLVAKPSQRTGVPYPVINRAVFGVLGANVPAIIRGLIAMAWYGVQTFLAAQSLNIVFLKFIPASAGLLDHSFLGLSALGWISYAILWVAQGALFWMGMDAIKKFIDFAGPAVYVVMIALAVYLVSQAGIGNISLNLSVGAPLSFGASIPVMLSAIALVVSYFSGPMLNFGDFSRYAKSFDAVKRGNLWGLPINFLFFSILTVLCASATVPVFGKLITDPIETVQAIGAPFAILLGGLTFVTATVGINIVANFISPAFDFSNVAPRKISWRAGGMIAAVGSVLLTPWNWYGNDQAILYTLGVLGALIGPLFGILIAGYYIVAKQRVAVDDMYTKDPSARYWYAKGFNPNAIWTLVITGVVSVASAVLPPALGVVTWLSSYSWFIGCALGLVVFWALERARPSMPVLDADDPTVDDGAAAGRA
- a CDS encoding SGNH/GDSL hydrolase family protein: MQHSVRYVAIGDSFSEGIGDAGAVPFPGWTGRLASGMAEHLGAPVDYANLAVRGRLLAGVLDGQLDAALALDPTPTLITFCAGGNDLLRPRFDVQGLIAQLETAVTSVLDRGVRIALLSPADPSARLPLGSLINRRGDAWAEALGDLARRHDLPFVDVSRDDHLRRAEFWSEDRLHMNAVGHQRVADLALHAVVDGPAPVVPPQARVDRRRLREEAQYYREHVLPWIGRRVTRRSSGDGRAATFPTWTTATPLGQER
- a CDS encoding GNAT family N-acetyltransferase, producing MESCVVRAATEDEVEDCVELWAGAVAARDGMPASDEVRARARAKFAEERVALLVADDAASDGPAGSGGRAGRGGLAGFALVTAPGSGMPGDLDDAAYLSLLAVDSRAQGRGLGRSLLLAAVAEARRAGHPRCLLHALDDNEPALGLYRSAGFRPLGASFPHALSGRPCRAWVSVA
- the sufU gene encoding Fe-S cluster assembly sulfur transfer protein SufU; the encoded protein is MSSLDSLYQQVILDHAKARHGDAELPDADASHFERNPTCGDEITVRVRLDPGTDRIAALAWQGDGCSISMASASVLTDMAVGRTVPELQALTDAFRTMMRSRGVGEPDEDVLEDLVAFHGVSKFVMRVKCGMLAWVAAEAAVREASARP
- a CDS encoding SufS family cysteine desulfurase gives rise to the protein MAPNQPLTESEVEAIKRDFPILQQEVNGFPLAYLDSGATAERPRQVLDAERRFLEHDNAAVHRGAHTLAALSTDAYEDARATVAGFIGAAAPTEVVWTSNATDALNLVAYGIANASRGRGGADAERFRIGPGDEVLVTEAEHHANLVPWQELVALTGATLRWVPVADDGTWTAEDAVALITEHTKVVAFAHVSNVTGMIAPVSAVVAAAHARGALVVLDACQSAPHRPLDVQQLGVDFAAFSGHKMLGPNGIGVLWGRQELLDALPPFRTGGSMITTVTMEHSEFMPAPERFEAGTQPVSQAVALAEAVRYLQGIGMERVRAHEEHLAQRLLDGLAEVPGIHPVGPPAGVPRSGLVSFDVDGVHAHDVSQYLDAQGIAVRSGHHCAQPLHRRLGLTATSRASTYVYTTEQDVDRFLRAVGEIRGYFGAAS